In Gossypium arboreum isolate Shixiya-1 chromosome 6, ASM2569848v2, whole genome shotgun sequence, the following are encoded in one genomic region:
- the LOC108484303 gene encoding F-box protein 7 isoform X2, producing MNPVPSEVELESALRLKTVQYFVTQRPWLDLYGKHVRPVAPFGSASRRSYVDPALIHRSLPDELLFEVFVRMDPYDLGRASCVCRKWRYTIRNPVFWRTACLKAWQLSGLVENYKVLQSKYEGSWRKMWLLRPRVRTNGLYVSRNTYIRAGVAEWKITNPVHIVCYFRYLRFFPSGRFLYKNSSQKIKDAAKFMNFRASKADCVFGGHYTLSDNKVEAAVLYPGMRPTVLRIRLRLRGTTAGANNRMDLLSLVTSGVDDNEASGPEEDILGVVEGWQDDETHNPDVPAVSHKRGLTPFVFVPFEEVETSDLNLPVEKMDYYVPG from the exons ATGAATCCAG TTCCCTCTGAAGTAGAATTAGAATCAGCTTTGCGCTTGAAGACCGTACAGTACTTTGTGACGCAGAGGCCTTGGCttg ATCTTTATGGAAAACATGTTAGACCAGTTGCCCCTTTTGGAAGCGCCAGCAGAAGATCATATGTTGATCCTGCACTTATCCATCGTAGCTTGCCCGATGAGCTGCTTTTCGAA GTCTTTGTACGAATGGATCCATATGATTTAGGAAGGGCATCATGTGTTTGTCGAAAATGGAGGTATACAATCCGTAACCCTGTGTTTTGGCGTACAGCCTGCTTAAAGGCTTGGCAG CTTTCTGGCCTGGTGGAGAATTATAAGGTCTTGCAATCAAAATATGAAGGTTCATGGAGGAAAATGTGGCTTTTGAGACCTCGGGTACGAACTAATG GTCTCTACGTGAGTCGGAATACTTATATTCGTGCTGGAGTTGCAGAGTGGAAGATCACAAATCCAGTTCACATT GTCTGCTACTTTCGTTACTTGAGATTTTTTCCTTCTGGCAGATTTCTATACAAG AATTCCTCTCAAAAAATAAAGGATGCAGCTAAGTTCATGAATTTTCGTGCATCCAAAGCAGACTGTGTTTTTGGTGGCCATTACACTTTGTCAGATAACAAG GTTGAAGCTGCTGTCTTGTACCCTGGCATGCGTCCTACTGTGTTGAGAATCCGTTTAAG ATTACGAGGAACGACAGCAGGGGCTAACAATCGAATGGACTTACTTTCCCTTGTTACTAGTGGTGTGGATGATAATGAAGCCAGTGGTCCTGAAGAGGACATCCTTGGAGTTGTCGAAGGCTGGCAGGACGATGAAACTCACAACCCAGATGTGCCTGCTGTGTCCCACAAAAGGGGTCTAACACCATTTGTCTTTGTCCCATTTGAAGAG GTGGAAACATCCGATTTAAATCTGCCTGTGGAAAAAATGGATTACTATGTCCCGGGCTGA
- the LOC108484303 gene encoding F-box protein 7 isoform X1 has product MNPDFALTVPSEVELESALRLKTVQYFVTQRPWLDLYGKHVRPVAPFGSASRRSYVDPALIHRSLPDELLFEVFVRMDPYDLGRASCVCRKWRYTIRNPVFWRTACLKAWQLSGLVENYKVLQSKYEGSWRKMWLLRPRVRTNGLYVSRNTYIRAGVAEWKITNPVHIVCYFRYLRFFPSGRFLYKNSSQKIKDAAKFMNFRASKADCVFGGHYTLSDNKVEAAVLYPGMRPTVLRIRLRLRGTTAGANNRMDLLSLVTSGVDDNEASGPEEDILGVVEGWQDDETHNPDVPAVSHKRGLTPFVFVPFEEVETSDLNLPVEKMDYYVPG; this is encoded by the exons ATGAATCCAG ATTTTGCCTTAACAGTTCCCTCTGAAGTAGAATTAGAATCAGCTTTGCGCTTGAAGACCGTACAGTACTTTGTGACGCAGAGGCCTTGGCttg ATCTTTATGGAAAACATGTTAGACCAGTTGCCCCTTTTGGAAGCGCCAGCAGAAGATCATATGTTGATCCTGCACTTATCCATCGTAGCTTGCCCGATGAGCTGCTTTTCGAA GTCTTTGTACGAATGGATCCATATGATTTAGGAAGGGCATCATGTGTTTGTCGAAAATGGAGGTATACAATCCGTAACCCTGTGTTTTGGCGTACAGCCTGCTTAAAGGCTTGGCAG CTTTCTGGCCTGGTGGAGAATTATAAGGTCTTGCAATCAAAATATGAAGGTTCATGGAGGAAAATGTGGCTTTTGAGACCTCGGGTACGAACTAATG GTCTCTACGTGAGTCGGAATACTTATATTCGTGCTGGAGTTGCAGAGTGGAAGATCACAAATCCAGTTCACATT GTCTGCTACTTTCGTTACTTGAGATTTTTTCCTTCTGGCAGATTTCTATACAAG AATTCCTCTCAAAAAATAAAGGATGCAGCTAAGTTCATGAATTTTCGTGCATCCAAAGCAGACTGTGTTTTTGGTGGCCATTACACTTTGTCAGATAACAAG GTTGAAGCTGCTGTCTTGTACCCTGGCATGCGTCCTACTGTGTTGAGAATCCGTTTAAG ATTACGAGGAACGACAGCAGGGGCTAACAATCGAATGGACTTACTTTCCCTTGTTACTAGTGGTGTGGATGATAATGAAGCCAGTGGTCCTGAAGAGGACATCCTTGGAGTTGTCGAAGGCTGGCAGGACGATGAAACTCACAACCCAGATGTGCCTGCTGTGTCCCACAAAAGGGGTCTAACACCATTTGTCTTTGTCCCATTTGAAGAG GTGGAAACATCCGATTTAAATCTGCCTGTGGAAAAAATGGATTACTATGTCCCGGGCTGA